Proteins co-encoded in one Colletes latitarsis isolate SP2378_abdomen chromosome 2, iyColLati1, whole genome shotgun sequence genomic window:
- the Mpv17 gene encoding mitochondrial inner membrane protein MPV17, which produces MSNIIKIYQRLLSKYPLSTQAIQAGTFMALGDQIAQNVIERKKISELDFIRTAQFGCIGFFIAGPVTRTWYGILDKYIGSTGGIVVLKKVCCDQLFFAPSFLLVLLSTIGTLRESDLEHVKTKLKSEYPEILKNNYKIWPTVQLFNFYFIPLQYQVLIVQAVALLWNTYISYRTNSGKE; this is translated from the exons ATGTCGAATATTATAAAGATATATCAAAGATTATTATCAAAATATCCATTAAGCACTCAAGCTATCCAAGctg GTACATTCATGGCACTTGGGGATCAGATTGCACAAAATGTAATTGAACGAAAAAAAATTAGTGAATTAGATTTTATAAGAACAGCCCAGTTTGGATGTATAGGTTTTTTTATTGCT GGCCCTGTAACAAGAACCTGGTATGGAATACTAGATAAATATATTGGTTCTACAGGAGGAATTGTAGTATTAAAGAAAGTATGTTGTGATCAACTGTTCTTTGCACCttcatttttattagttttattATCTACAATTGGTACGTTACGAGAAAGTGATTTAGAACAtgtaaaaacaaaattaaaaagtgaaTATCCtgaaattttaaagaataattataag atttggcctACTGTACAATTATTCAACTTTTATTTTATACCTTTGCAATACCAAGTCTTAATAGTACAAGCAGTAGCTTTGTTATGGAATACTTATATTTCATATAGGACTAATTCAGGGAAAGaatag
- the Gclc gene encoding glutamate--cysteine ligase codes for MGLLSEGNPLSWEETKNLAEHVRKHGIIQFINLYKRLRDRQGDILKWGDEVEYMLIKFDDEAKTAKLSLRAVEILKTLNEKEYNDPDNIKSLWRPEYGAYMVEGTPGKPYGGLLVHFNVVEANMRYRRQEATKLLQPNEVLMSLTSFPRIGASDFTDPPTQPTPNTGVSRSLFFPDEAIYPGHPRFKTLTGNIRQRRGEKVSINIPIYKDKNVPNPFKEDFGALIKDESNSAAKEDHIYMDAMGFGMGCCCLQLTFQACNIEEARTLYDQLTPLCPIMLALTAASPFYRGYISDVDCRWNVISCSVDCRTQEERGLKPLKENKFRINKSRYDSIDSYLSEQGEKYNDVPLTYDDEVYKQLLDNGIDKLLAQHIAHLFIRDTVSLFSEKVYQNDQEDTDHFENIQSTNWQTMRFKPPPPNSPIGWRVEFRPCEAQITDFENAAIVCFVVLLTRVILSYKLNLLIPISKVDANMARAQKRDAVKAERFWFRQDITSDAKKQDGQAEYTEFTINEIINGKDGVFPGLIPLVNSYLASMDIDADTHCTVQSYMKLIQKRASGELLTTAAWLRKEVISHPVYKNDSVITQRINYDLLKKIQKIATNEISCPELLGTCISSKTNETIPAAVAKAEKVPL; via the exons ATGGGACTGTTGTCTGAAGGAAACCCTTTATCTTGGGAAGAAACAAAAAACCTCGCGGAACACGTACGAAAACACGgaattattcaatttattaaCTTATACAAGAGGCTCAGAGACAGACAAGGTGATATACTCAAATGGGGCGATGAG GTGGAATATATGCTTATTAAATTTGATGATGAAGCAAAAACTGCAAAGCTTAGTTTAAGGgctgtagaaatattaaaaactttAAATGAAAAAGAATACAATGATCCAGA TAATATTAAATCATTATGGAGACCTGAATATGGAGCTTATATGGTTGAAGGAACACCAGGAAAACCGTATGGAGGTCTATTAGTCCATTTTAATGTTGTTGAAGCCAACATGAGGTATAGAAGGCAAGAAGCTACAAAATTACTTCAACCCAATGAAGTTTTAATGTCTTTAACCAGTTTTCCAAG AATAGGGGCATCTGATTTTACAGATCCTCCTACACAGCCAACACCAAACACTGGTGTATCAAGAAGTTTATTTTTCCCAGATGAAGCTATATATCCAGGTCATCCGCGATTCAAAACATTAACAGGCAATATAAGACAACGACGCGGAGAAAAAGTTTCTATAAACATTCCTA TTTATAAGGATAAGAATGTTCCAAATCCATTTAAAGAAGATTTTGGTGCCTTGATTAAAGATGAGTCTAATAGTGCAGCAAAAGAAGATCATATTTACATGGATGCTATGGGTTTTGGAATGGGATGTTGCTGTTTGCAACTTACATTTCAAGCTTGTAATATAGAAGAAGCAAGGACATTGTATGATCAATTAACACCCTTATGCCCAATAATG TTGGCTCTAACCGCGGCTAGCCCATTTTATCGAGGATATATAAGCGATGTTGACTGTCGATGGAATGTGATATCGTGTTCTGTTGACTGTAGAACACAGGAAGAACGTGGTTTAAAGCCTCTAAAGGAAAACAAATTTAGAATCAATAAATCTAGATATGACTCTATTGACTCATATCTTAGCGAACAAGGAGAAAAGTACAATGATGTTCCTTTGACGTATGATGATGAAGTATATAAACAACTTTTGGATAATGGAATCGACAAATTATTAGCACAACATATAGCTCATTTATTTATCAGGGATACTGTATCTCTATTTTCTGAAAAAGTGTATCAAAATGACCAAGAAGATACTGATCACTTTGAA AACATTCAATCAACTAACTGGCAAACAATGCGGTTTAAACCACCGCCGCCAAACTCTCCTATAGGATGGCGTGTTGAATTTCGTCCGTGCGAAGCTCAAATTACAGATTTTGAAAATGCTGCAATTGTCTGTTTTGTTGTTCTCCTTACAAGAGTTATCTTaagttataaattaaatttattgatACCAATTAGTAAAGTTGATGCAAATATGGCTAGGGCTCAAAAGAGAGACGCAGTTAAGGCGGAAAGATTTTGGTTCCGCCAAGATATTACATCGGATGCAAAAAAGCAAGATGGACAAGCAGAATACACAGAGTTTACCATTAATGAAATTATCAATGGAAAG GATGGTGTCTTTCCTGGCTTAATACCACTTGTAAATTCGTACTTAGCTAGTATGGATATAGATGCCGATACTCACTGTACTGTACAATCATATATGAAACTAATACAAAAAAGAGCTTCTGGAGAACTATTAACAACTGCTGCATGGTTAAGAAAGGAAGTTATTTCACATCCAGTATACAA AAACGACTCTGTAATAACACAGCGCATCAACTacgatttattaaaaaaaatacagaAGATTGCCACAAACGAAATATCCTGTCCAGAATTACTTGGCACGTGTATATCATCTAAAACTAATGAAACAATACCTGCAGCAGttgcaaaagcagaaaaagttcCACTATGA
- the Rplp0 gene encoding ribosomal protein LP0, giving the protein MGREDKATWKSNYFTKLVQLLDDYPKCFIVGADNVGSKQMQQIRMSLRGNAVVLMGKNTMMRKAIRGHIERNAALEKLLPHIRGNVGFVFTRGDLIEVRDKLLENKVRAPARAGTIAPLSVIVPSQNTGLSPDKTSFFQALSIPTKISKGTIEIVNDVHILKPGDKVGASEATLLNMLNISPFSYGLIVEQVYDSGTIFAPEILDIKPEDLREKFMTGVANLASVCLAIGYPTVASAPHSIVNGFKNLLAIAATTEIEFAEAATIKEYIKDPSKFAAVSVAAAPAAAVAEAPAAEKKEEKKEESESEDEDMGFGLFD; this is encoded by the exons ATGGGTAGGGAGGATAAGGCAACATGGAAATCCAATTACTTCACCAAACTTGTT CAACTTTTGGATGATTATCCCAAATGTTTCATCGTGGGTGCAGACAATGTTGGCTCTAAACAGATGCAACAAATACGCATGTCCCTTCGCGGGAATGCTGTTGTATTAATGGGAAAGAATACCATGATGAGAAAAGCAATTCGTGGTCATATTGAACGTAATGCTGCATTGGAAAAGTTACTGCCACATATTCGTGGGAATGTCGGTTTTGTTTTTACTCGCGGAGATTTAATTGAAGTAAGAGACAAGCTCTTAGAAAACAAGGTCAGAGCCCCAGCTAGAGCAGGAACCATTGCACCGCTAAGTGTAATCGTTCCTTCTCAAAATACTGGACTCAGTCCTGACAAAACATCGTTCTTTCAAGCACTGAGCATTCCCACTAAAATTTCCAAGGGTACTATTGAAATTGTG AACGACGTTCATATTTTAAAACCGGGTGACAAAGTGGGCGCGTCGGAAGCCACTCTTCTAAATATGTTAAACATTTCTCCCTTCTCGTATGGTTTAATCGTTGAACAAGTATACGACTCCGGTACTATTTTTGCACCTGAAATTTTGGATATCAAACCGGAAGATCTGCGTGAAAAATTCATGACTGGAGTTGCAAATTTAGCTTCAGTATGTTTAGCCATTGGCTATCCTACGGTAGCCAGCGCCCCGCATAGCATTGTTAACGGGTTCAAGAATCTATTGGCTATCGCTGCTACTACTGAAATTGAATTTGCAGAAGCTGCTACAATCAAGGAATATATCAAA GATCCGAGCAAATTCGCTGCAGTCTCTGTTGCTGCTGCACCAGCTGCAGCTGTTGCAGAAGCACCTGCTGCTGAAAAgaaggaagaaaagaaagaagaatctgaatccgaagatgaagatatgGGATTCGGTTTATTCGACTAA